One genomic window of Cinclus cinclus chromosome 6, bCinCin1.1, whole genome shotgun sequence includes the following:
- the PYGL gene encoding glycogen phosphorylase, liver form, with the protein MSRPLSDQERRKQISIRGIVGAESVAELKRGFNRHLHFTLVKDRNVATPRDYYFALAHTVRDHLVGRWIRTQQYYYEKDPKRIYYLSLEFYMGRTLQNTMINLGLQNACDEAVYQLGLDMEELEEIEEDAGLGNGGLGRLAACFLDSMATLGLAAYGYGIRYEYGIFNQKIRDGWQVEEADDWLRHGNPWEKARPEYMLPVHFYGRVEHSASGAKWIDTQVVLALPYDTPVPGYMNNTVNTMRLWSARAPNDFNLRDFNVGDYIQAVLDRNLAENISRVLYPNDNFFEGKELRLKQEYFVVAATLQDIIRRFKASKFGSTDSVRTVFDSFPDQVAIQLNDTHPAMAIPELMRIFVDIEKLPWDKAWDITKRTFAYTNHTVLPEALERWPVDLVEKLLPRHLQIIYEINQRHLDHIASLFPNDVDRLRRMSLIEEGNTKRINMAHLCIVGSHAVNGVAKIHSEIVKTQVFEDFAELEPEKFQNKTNGITPRRWLLLCNPGLAELIAEKIGEDYVRDLSQLTKLHKFVDDDLFIREVAKVKQENKVKFALYLEKEYKVKINPSSMFDVHVKRIHEYKRQLMNCLHIITMYNRIRRDPAKLFVPRTVIIGGKAAPGYHMAKMIIKLINAVAQVVNNDPMVGSKLKVIFLENYRVSLAEKVIPATDLSEQISTAGTEASGTGNMKFMLNGALTIGTMDGANVEMAEEAGEENLFIFGMRVEDVTELDKKGYNAQLYYDRLPELKQAVDQIKSGFFSPKDPNLFNDVVNMLFHHDRFKVFADYEDYVKCQEKVSQLYLDSKAWTKMVIRNIAAAGKFSSDRTIKEYARDIWHVEPSDLKIPPPNEPRDAGQDKTPNGTAA; encoded by the exons ATGTCGCGGCCGCTGTCGGACCAGGAGCGGCGGAAGCAGATCAGCATCCGCGGCATCGTGGGCGCAGAGAGCGTGGCCGAGCTGAAGCGTGGCTTCAACCGGCACCTGCACTTCACCCTGGTCAAGGACCGCAATGTGGCCACCCCACGCGATTACTACTTCGCCCTGGCCCACACCGTGCGGGATCACCTGGTGGGGCGCTGGATCCGCACCCAGCAGTACTACTACGAGAAGGATCCCAAG AGGATTTACTATCTCTCCCTGGAATTCTACATGGGGCGGACGCTGCAGAACACGATGATTAACCTGGGGCTGCAGAACGCCTGTGATGAGGCTGTCTACCAG CTCGGGCTGGACATGGAAGAGCTGGAGGAAATCGAGGAGGATGCTGGACTGGGCAATGGGGGTCTGGGCAGGCTGGCAG cctgcttcCTGGACTCCATGGCCACACTGGGACTGGCAGCCTACGGCTACGGCATCCGCTACGAGTATGGCATCTTCAACCAGAAGATCCGGGATGGGTGGCAG GTGGAAGAAGCTGATGACTGGCTCCGGCACGGCAATCCCTGGGAGAAGGCCCGTCCTGAGTACATGCTGCCCGTGCACTTCTACGGCCGGGTGGAGCACTCTGCCTCTGGTGCCAAATGGATCGACACCCAG GTGGTGCTGGCTCTGCCCTACGACACCCCTGTGCCCGGGTACATGAACAACACCGTCAACACCATGCGCCTGTGGTCGGCCCGCGCTCCCAACGACTTCAACCTGCGTGACT tCAATGTCGGGGACTACATCCAGGCCGTGCTGGACAGGAATCTGGCGGAGAACATCTCCAGGGTGCTCTACCCCAACGACAAC TTCTTTGAAGGAAAGGAGCTGAGGCTGAAGCAGGAGTACTTTGTCGTGGCTGCCACCCTCCAGGACATCATCCGCCGCTTCAAAGCATCCAAATTTGGGAGCACAGACAGCGTCCGGACCGTGTTCGATTCCTTCCCGGACCAG GTTGCCATCCAGCTGAATGACAcacaccctgccatggccaTCCCTGAGCTGATGAGGATTTTTGTGGATATTGAGAAGCTGCCATGGGATAAG GCCTGGGACATCACCAAAAGGACCTTTGCCTACACCAACCACACGGTGCTTCCCGAGGCCCTGGAGCGCTGGCCCGTGGACCTGGTGGAGAAGCTGCTGCCCAGGCACCTGCAGATCATCTATGAGATCAACCAGAGACACCTGGAC CACATCGCATCCCTGTTCCCCAACGACGTGGACCGGCTGCGGAGGATGTCCCTGATAGAGGAGGGGAACACCAAGAGGATCAACATGGCCCATCTCTGCATCGTGGGCTCCCACGCCGTCAACGGCGTGGCCAAGATCCACTCCGAGATCGTCAAGACTCAAGt ATTCGAGGATTTTGCGGAGCTGGAGCCGGAGAAGTTCCAGAACAAGACCAACGGGATCACGCCGCGGCGctggctcctgctctgcaacccggggctggcagagctcatCGCGGAG AAAATCGGGGAAGATTACGTGCGGGACCTGAGCCAGCTGACCAAGCTGCACAAGTTTGTGGACGACGACCTCTTCATCCGGGAGGTGGCCAAAGTGAAGCAG gaGAACAAGGTGAAGTTCGCGCTGTACCTGGAGAAGGAGTACAAGGTGAAGATCAACCCTTCCTCCATGTTCGACGTGCACGTGAAGAGGATCCACGAGTACAAGCGGCAGCTGATGAACTGCCTGCACATCATCACCATGTACAACC GAATCAGGAGGGATCCTGCAAAGCTGTTTGTGCCGAGGACGGTGATCATTGGAGGCAAG GCTGCCCCAGGATACCACATGGCTAAAATGATCATCAAGCTCATTAATGCCGTGGCTCAGGTGGTGAACAACGACCCCATGGTGGGCAGCAAGCTGAAGGTCATCTTCCTGGAGAACTACAGGGTGTCCCTGGCAGAGAAAG TGATCCCTGCGACCGACCTGTCGGAGCAGATATCCACAGCGGGCACCGAGGCCTCAGGGACTGGCAACATGAAGTTCATGCTGAACGGGGCTCTGACCATCGGCACCATGGATGGAGCCAACGTGGAGATGGCCGAGGAGGCCGGAGAGGAAAACTTGTTCATCTTCGGCATGAGGGTGGAGGATGTCACAGAGCTGGACAAGAAAGG GTACAACGCCCAGCTCTACTACGACCGGCTCCCCGAGCTGAAACAGGCTGTTGACCAGATTAAAAGTGGCTTCTTCTCCCCAAAAGACCCCAACCTCTTCAACGACGTGGTCAACATGCTCTTCCACCACGACAG